The Fimbriimonas ginsengisoli Gsoil 348 genome window below encodes:
- a CDS encoding FKBP-type peptidyl-prolyl cis-trans isomerase encodes MQICLVLLPLVTMQGGKLQITDTKVGKGAPAQAGDYLTMDYTGTLMNGKKFDSSIGRAPFSFVLGGGEVIKGWDQGIKGMRVGGKRTLIIPSALGYGDVGAGADIPPKSTLKFTVELRKITRVKKQILKAGHGRSVQAGDSVQVHYIGKLTDGKKFDSSYDRGQPMPVTVGRGVIPGFTMGLLGMKEGEKRRVTIPSALGYGERGAGGVIPPNADLVFDLEIVGISR; translated from the coding sequence ATGCAGATTTGTTTGGTTCTGCTTCCGCTCGTGACGATGCAGGGTGGGAAGCTTCAGATTACCGACACTAAGGTCGGAAAGGGCGCGCCGGCTCAGGCGGGCGATTACCTCACGATGGACTACACCGGCACACTCATGAACGGGAAGAAGTTCGACTCCTCGATCGGACGCGCGCCGTTCAGCTTCGTCCTGGGCGGCGGAGAGGTCATCAAGGGGTGGGACCAGGGGATCAAAGGGATGCGGGTTGGCGGAAAGCGAACCCTGATTATTCCTTCGGCCCTCGGCTACGGCGATGTCGGCGCAGGCGCGGATATTCCGCCCAAGTCGACGCTCAAGTTCACCGTCGAACTCCGCAAGATCACGCGGGTGAAGAAGCAGATCCTCAAGGCGGGCCACGGACGCTCGGTCCAGGCGGGCGATTCCGTGCAGGTCCACTACATCGGCAAGCTCACCGACGGCAAGAAATTCGACAGCAGCTACGACCGTGGCCAACCGATGCCGGTCACCGTGGGACGCGGAGTCATTCCGGGGTTCACCATGGGACTTCTCGGAATGAAGGAAGGGGAAAAGCGGCGCGTGACGATTCCGTCTGCGCTTGGCTATGGCGAACGGGGCGCCGGCGGCGTGATTCCTCCGAACGCGGACTTGGTCTTCGACCTGGAGATCGTGGGGATCAGCCGATGA
- a CDS encoding FKBP-type peptidyl-prolyl cis-trans isomerase: protein MIKIEELGPGTGEPAKSGQKVELKYRGTFPDGKEFDKGSFSFVLGSGQVIQGFDLGVMGMTVGQKRRITVPPEMGYGSRGAGSAVPPNATLIFELEVLRIS from the coding sequence ATGATCAAGATCGAAGAACTCGGCCCCGGAACGGGCGAGCCCGCGAAGTCCGGCCAAAAGGTCGAGCTGAAGTACCGTGGGACTTTCCCGGATGGCAAGGAGTTTGACAAAGGAAGCTTCAGCTTCGTGCTCGGCTCCGGCCAAGTCATTCAGGGATTCGACCTCGGCGTCATGGGGATGACCGTCGGCCAAAAGCGACGCATCACCGTTCCGCCGGAGATGGGCTACGGCTCCCGCGGCGCCGGAAGCGCCGTCCCCCCCAACGCCACCCTAATCTTCGAACTAGAAGTCCTGCGGATCTCGTAG
- a CDS encoding homocysteine S-methyltransferase family protein: protein MESPLLDALAERVLVYDGAMGTQIQGAALANRDFTLVPQPHYSQKVREAAERVGDKPLDGCNEILVLTRPDVVENIHGAYLEVGADLIETNTFGATSIVLAEYGISELVYDISLEAARCARRAADRYTTAAKPRFVVGAIGPGTKLVSLGQTTWQELEDTYADGFRGLLEGGSDALLLETLQDLLMVKATIVAAERAMAETGRQVPLFVQVTMEQTGTMLLGSEMAAALNMIEAFPSVKAFGLNCATGPVEMTSHIRFLGQNSTRPLAVQPNAGLPVMEAGQARYKLTPEELAEHHVRFVTEHGVALAGGCCGTTPAHIKAVAEAVGGRSHTADCHWRRVRHLFPGFDFTMKTDDQASALSLVGCSSLYTFQPYEQDNSFLIVGEKTNANGSRAFRDLLAAENWEGLTELARELEGEGSHVLDVCTAYVGRDEKRDMTTLLSYYNRHITVPLMIDSTEVPVVEAALKCLAGKPIVNSINFEDGESRTEKVLGLCRKYGAAVVALTIDEDGMAKSAEKKVEVAERLLARTRAAGLPDHDVFLDCLTFTLGSGDEEFRESAVATLDAIEEIRKRHPGVNTILGVSNVSFGLKPALRQILNSAFLHYAREVGLTSAIVHFSKIRPEHQIEADVWQIASDLVFDRRRYAA from the coding sequence ATGGAATCGCCACTTCTCGATGCCTTGGCCGAGCGCGTTTTGGTATACGACGGGGCGATGGGAACCCAGATCCAAGGGGCGGCGCTGGCGAACCGAGATTTTACGCTCGTGCCTCAGCCGCACTACTCGCAGAAGGTTCGCGAGGCGGCGGAACGAGTCGGCGATAAACCGCTCGATGGGTGCAACGAGATCCTGGTGCTTACCCGTCCGGACGTCGTCGAGAATATCCACGGCGCCTACCTCGAGGTCGGCGCGGATCTGATCGAGACGAACACGTTCGGGGCCACCTCCATCGTGCTCGCCGAATACGGAATTTCGGAGCTGGTGTACGACATCTCGCTAGAGGCCGCCCGGTGCGCCCGGCGCGCGGCCGACCGGTACACCACCGCCGCCAAACCTCGGTTCGTAGTAGGGGCGATCGGTCCGGGAACCAAGCTCGTTTCATTGGGACAGACGACCTGGCAGGAGTTGGAGGACACCTACGCGGACGGCTTCCGTGGCCTACTCGAAGGCGGCTCCGACGCGCTCCTCCTAGAGACGCTGCAAGACCTCCTGATGGTCAAAGCCACCATCGTCGCCGCGGAGCGCGCCATGGCCGAGACTGGGCGTCAAGTGCCGCTCTTCGTCCAAGTGACCATGGAGCAGACCGGCACGATGTTGTTGGGATCGGAAATGGCGGCGGCGCTCAATATGATCGAAGCGTTTCCGTCGGTGAAGGCATTCGGGCTCAACTGCGCGACCGGGCCGGTGGAGATGACCTCTCACATCCGGTTCCTGGGCCAGAACTCGACCCGTCCCCTCGCCGTGCAACCGAACGCCGGTCTACCCGTGATGGAAGCCGGTCAGGCGAGGTACAAGCTGACTCCGGAAGAGCTGGCCGAGCATCATGTTCGCTTCGTGACCGAACACGGAGTTGCGCTGGCGGGCGGATGCTGCGGCACCACCCCGGCACATATTAAGGCGGTCGCCGAAGCGGTCGGCGGCCGGTCCCATACCGCGGATTGCCACTGGCGTCGGGTGCGGCACCTGTTCCCCGGTTTCGACTTTACGATGAAGACGGACGATCAAGCGAGCGCCTTGTCCCTCGTGGGTTGCTCCAGCCTATACACGTTCCAGCCGTACGAGCAAGATAATTCGTTCCTCATCGTGGGGGAAAAGACCAACGCCAACGGCTCTCGCGCATTTCGCGATCTACTGGCCGCCGAAAACTGGGAAGGGTTGACCGAGCTCGCCCGCGAGTTGGAGGGCGAAGGCTCCCACGTCCTCGATGTCTGCACCGCGTACGTAGGGCGGGACGAGAAGCGCGACATGACGACGCTGCTCAGCTACTACAACCGGCACATCACGGTGCCGCTCATGATCGACTCGACCGAGGTACCGGTCGTCGAAGCCGCGCTCAAGTGCCTCGCCGGCAAGCCGATCGTGAACTCGATCAACTTCGAAGATGGCGAATCGAGAACGGAAAAGGTGCTGGGACTGTGCCGCAAATATGGCGCGGCCGTGGTCGCCTTGACCATCGACGAGGACGGGATGGCGAAGTCGGCCGAGAAGAAGGTCGAGGTCGCCGAGCGCCTCCTCGCCCGCACCCGTGCCGCCGGCCTGCCCGACCACGACGTCTTTCTCGACTGTTTAACGTTCACCCTGGGATCGGGAGACGAGGAATTTCGAGAGTCGGCGGTGGCGACGCTCGACGCGATCGAGGAGATACGAAAGCGACATCCCGGTGTCAACACCATCCTCGGCGTCTCCAACGTAAGCTTCGGCCTCAAGCCCGCGCTCCGCCAGATCCTGAACTCCGCCTTCCTCCACTACGCCCGCGAAGTCGGCCTAACGAGCGCCATCGTCCACTTCAGCAAGATCCGTCCGGAGCACCAGATCGAAGCCGACGTCTGGCAAATCGCGAGCGACCTTGTGTTCGATCGCCGCCGCTACGCCGCCTAA
- the rpsT gene encoding 30S ribosomal protein S20, which yields MANTKSSKKDLRRSAKRRVRNLATRSALKTYVKKARVAATAGTPEVAQSALVAAVSALDKASQRGIIHKNQAARRKSRIAKAANKAKAKVVATA from the coding sequence ATGGCGAATACGAAATCAAGCAAAAAGGACCTGCGCCGAAGCGCAAAGCGGCGCGTACGCAACCTCGCGACCAGGAGCGCGCTGAAGACGTATGTCAAGAAGGCGCGAGTGGCCGCCACTGCCGGCACCCCCGAAGTCGCGCAGAGCGCGCTCGTCGCCGCGGTGAGCGCCCTGGACAAGGCTTCTCAGCGAGGCATCATCCACAAGAACCAAGCCGCCCGCCGCAAGTCCCGCATCGCCAAAGCCGCCAACAAGGCCAAAGCGAAAGTTGTGGCAACTGCCTAA